In the genome of Brachypodium distachyon strain Bd21 chromosome 3, Brachypodium_distachyon_v3.0, whole genome shotgun sequence, the window TTAGAGGGTCTTCTCTTCCAAACAGCAGTGCACATGAATTCGTCTAAGGAGTGCAACAGATTGGAACGTCGATGGCTATGGCGTGAAGGAAGAGATATGCTAAGACTAGAACTGTGCATAGGCGGTCGAGTAGTGTTACAAATCGAAACCGACCCCAACATTAATCAGATCATTAACATGTCCGCTGAGTCTTCCTAGTCTCCAGTAGAAAAAAGACTCAAACTAAATTTATCCTGACAATCAAAACTCAAAACCGTGTAAGGTGATGATGATCTCAGCTCAAAATAAGATACGCACACGCGTACCTTACCTTACTGTGTGGCAAGTGAGTGAACATGCACATTATTGTCTATTCTCCACGCTCGTCGTGGGGTCGAATGTACAATCATGTGTACAATCTTTATAAGATGGCGCAACTCTTTCTACTTAGTAACATGTTAATTAAACTTTGCATTAACATGTTAATTAAACTTTGCGTCAACATTCGGCCTAATTGGTCTATTATCTATAATTACTATATGTACCGGGTCTGTATAATTTTAAAAGTATATGAGATGGGGCGGCGAATGTGGTGAGGAGGACTAATGTTCCGGGGAGCTGGAATGGTCAAGAATcatgcattcatgcatgcaccgGGGGACCGGAACGGCCGGCCGGGCTGAATTTTGGTCAAATTCCAAATGTCTTGTTAACTTGTCACAAGCTTCAATATTGGTACATCAGCACACTCGCAGATCAAGCGCGTTATATTCATACGGGGTCGTTCTTGCCGGAGCAATCCGAGCAAACACCTGAAAACATCAGGTCGATCGAAAGTCCTCACCCGACACAGGCTACAGTAGCAAGGAGTTGCAGCTAGTCCACAACGAGAATTAAGCTTGCCTGTTTCTGCGAAATTGCTGGGTTTCAAGTTGTGGACGTACTACTTGTTTGCACGTCTGAACAAGAAAACATGGTttgggagaaaaaaagaagagaaaacaaaatgggTATCCACACGTGAATACGCGATAGACCCAGTACGGCCGATGGGAATGGCCCGTCACGAGACGGATGACTTGGAAAGTTGGAAGAGCCACCGATCTCAATCGAAAGGACAGTCCCGATCGATCGAACAGGGCAGCGTTCCAAATTGGCAAACCCGTCCCGTTCCCAAACGGAACAAATGTGACGTGTCCTCTCTCGCCATTATTCGAGTTATTTCGCCCTGCTGCAGAGTCCACCggctgcacgcacgcacggtGCGGACTTCGTTTCGTTCCCGTGCCGTGGGAGAAGATCGAGGCGCAGCCGAAGTTTACTTCCCCGTCGTGCCGCGTAGTACGTCAGTGCTAGTACTGTACACCCGCGGCCCGAAGGTCGTGGCAGGTTAATTAACGAGAGTTGAAAAAGTTTGAACCGTTCCAAGCTCACACGGCCGCCACACAGGAGACTCAGACCCTCGTCCCATTCTCTTCCCCTGTCTGTCTCTATTTATACCCCACCCGCGTGCCCGCCGGTTCAGTACGAAACGAAACCCAACTTCATCATCGATTATTAGCTTAGCTCCACGACGATAGTATCAATTACTACCACCACAAGACGTGCCGACAAACACAGGAACTGAGCCGAAAGCCGATCGATCTGCAACATGCGTCCAGCAAGGGCCCTCCTCGTCTTGTTCTCTGCCGCGGTTCTGCTGCTCGCGGCCGCCGTCCCGGCAGCCAGAGCCCAGGAAGAAACCGGTAAGAGCTGAGCTCGATCGACTGTTTCCCCCCGTGCATTTTCCTTCCGGGCCCCTTGCACATGCTCATCCGTGTACATGTGTGTTGTTGCAgatcgggaggaggagttcaGCTACTCGCTGGACGCGGAGAACGGGCCGGCGCACTGGGGCGAGATCAAGGAGGAGTGGTCTGCTTGCGGCAAGGGCGACATGCAGTCCCCCATCGACCTCTCCAGCCCCCGGGTCTCCCTCGTCCGCGGTCTCGGCTACCTCAACCACTCCTACCGCCCCGCCCAGGCCTCCATCGTCAACCGCGGCCACGACATCATGGTGAGTAATTTAACCCCATATACTACGCATTTGCCGGCACTCTCTCATTACTGTGCTTGATGGTGTTCCAAAGGCTAATAATACGTGTATTGAATGAATGGCAGGTGAGGTTTGAAGGGGACGCCGGGAGCGTGAGCATCAACGGCACGGCGTACTACCTCCGGCAGCTGCACTGGCACTCGCCCTCGGAGCACAGCCTCAACGGCCGCCGCTACGACATGGAGATGCACATGGTGCACGAGAGCGCCCAGAACAAGGCCGCCGTCATCGGCGTCTTCTACCAGGTCGGCGCACACGACGCCTTCCTGCACAAAGTACGTACTACTGCTATACCACTCGCTTTAACCCTTTAACCCTTTAGGCCATGCCCCACTGCTTTGTCTGCTTTAGCCTTTGATCCATTCGGCTTCGGCACCTTGCCAACTTGCAATTAATTAAGCCGCAGTATATAAACTGGCACGTACGGGCGCGTGGTTAATTCATATTCTTTATCATGGATCTTGTTGTGCATTGCAGCTGGAGCCTTACTTGGAGATGATAGCGGACAAGA includes:
- the LOC100836885 gene encoding alpha carbonic anhydrase 7; amino-acid sequence: MRPARALLVLFSAAVLLLAAAVPAARAQEETDREEEFSYSLDAENGPAHWGEIKEEWSACGKGDMQSPIDLSSPRVSLVRGLGYLNHSYRPAQASIVNRGHDIMVRFEGDAGSVSINGTAYYLRQLHWHSPSEHSLNGRRYDMEMHMVHESAQNKAAVIGVFYQVGAHDAFLHKLEPYLEMIADKKDREEKVGLIDPRGARGRASVYYRYMGSLTTPPCAEGVIWTIVKRVRTVSSAQLELLREAVHDDMEKNARPRQETNNRVISMFRPYKPSKH